In Vigna radiata var. radiata cultivar VC1973A chromosome 3, Vradiata_ver6, whole genome shotgun sequence, the following proteins share a genomic window:
- the LOC106757292 gene encoding probable F-box protein At2g36090 — MYIYCKWQATKSLPQTKDTMACTDNTTAAIHRPGAATTISAVHPDIIQTHILTRLDGPALASIATTCSQLHALSEHEQLWESICHATWPSTTTPRVRHIISTFPGASRSFFSDSFPSFAAVDTYRHANIERTPELVTAVDLFHGRKPVLSRVVETETVSGWFRCSPFRVDVLDPKEAVATAMEYPRSEEACERLREELRLSWIVVDPEGKRAVNVSSGRAVSVERHWLSGEVRVRFATVVGGGERGSASEAVLCSVTVTCGSEMQVREACVQMEDMDGTILNGRDSLGILQRALEGKRGTFFVAGEKDRFLEFMNRKRERKERKMRDERRLDMACVALALLSFAAISTLFFFRI; from the coding sequence attgtaaGTGGCAAGCAACCAAGTCATTGCCTCAAACTAAGGACACTATGGCTTGCACCGATAACACAACCGCCGCCATCCACCGACCAGGCGCTGCCACCACCATCTCCGCCGTGCATCCCGACATAATTCAAACCCACATCCTCACGCGCCTCGACGGCCCTGCGCTGGCTTCAATTGCCACCACCTGCTCCCAACTCCACGCCCTCTCGGAACACGAACAGCTCTGGGAGAGCATCTGCCATGCCACATGGCCCTCAACCACGACGCCACGCGTGCGCCACATAATCTCAACGTTCCCAGGCGCCTCTCGTTCTTTTTTCTCCGACTCCTTCCCTTCGTTTGCTGCTGTGGACACTTATCGCCACGCGAACATCGAGCGTACGCCGGAGCTTGTCACGGCTGTGGACCTGTTCCACGGGCGGAAGCCGGTGCTTTCGCGGGTGGTGGAGACGGAGACGGTCTCAGGGTGGTTCCGGTGCTCGCCGTTTAGAGTTGACGTGCTGGATCCGAAGGAGGCGGTGGCGACGGCGATGGAGTATCCGCGAAGCGAGGAAGCGTGCGAGAGGCTCCGGGAGGAGTTGAGGCTGAGCTGGATAGTGGTGGATCCCGAGGGGAAGCGCGCGGTGAACGTGTCGAGCGGTAGGGCGGTGTCCGTGGAGCGGCACTGGCTGAGTGGTGAGGTGCGGGTGCGGTTCGCGACGGTGGTGGGCGGCGGGGAGAGGGGTTCGGCATCGGAGGCTGTGCTGTGCAGCGTGACTGTGACTTGCGGGAGTGAGATGCAGGTGAGGGAAGCGTGTGTGCAGATGGAGGACATGGATGGAACGATCCTGAATGGGAGGGACAGTTTGGGGATTTTGCAAAGGGCGTTGGAGGGTAAAAGGGGAACATTTTTTGTGGCCGGAGAAAAGGATAGATTCTTGGAATTCATGAATCGAAAGAGggaaagaaaggaaaggaaaatgaGAGACGAAAGAAGGTTGGACATGGCCTGCGTGGCTCTCGCGCTTTTGTCCTTTGCGGCTATTTCCACACTCTTTTTCTTCCGAATATAA